A region of the Roseobacter denitrificans OCh 114 genome:
CAGATCAACGTGGTTGCCATAGTGGTCACTGTAATGCGCCTCGACCTTGCCGCCGGTAATGTCGAGGCTCCAGCGCTGCACGCTTTGCAGCGCCGAGTCCAACGGACGTAACCGCACCTTTTGCAGGGCAAAATCAACCGGCGCCTCATAGGCGTATTCAGTCTTATGTGTGATCGAGAGTTCCATTATGCATTGAACCTGTAGTCATGCTCGATCTGGCGACCAAGGGTGTTGTTATCGCGGATCACCGCATTCAGAAATTCATGCAGCCCTTCGTCAAAAATCGAACTGATGTCGCGGTTTTTCAGGCGTGCGTTCAGATCCTGCGCCAGATCAAGGCTTTTGGGGCGGTCGCGGTATTCCTCTGCAAGATAGCTCAGGTGATCCACGATCTGTGACGCGCAAAAGGCAAGGGATCGCGGCAGGCGTCTGTCAAGAATCAGAAAGCTGGCGATGTTGGGCGCGTTGTACTCCCCTTCGACCGCCCAGCGAAACGACGCATGCGCTGACACAGACCGCAGGATCATTTCCCACTGTACGTTATCCATACGGCTGCCCACGAAAGACGTAGCAGGCAGCAGGGCGTGATACTTCACATCAATGATCCGCGCCGTGCTGTCCATCCGTTCGGTAAAATTCCCAAGACGGCAGAAGTCATAGATGTCATTGCGCAGCATCGTGCCATGCAGCGCCCCGCGCACCAACGCCGATTGCTGGCGGATCAGGCTCAGCACTTCGGGCAGGTCGGTTTCGGGTACGGGGTCCTTCAGGGCCTGCGTCAGCACCATCCAGGTTTCGTTCACCGCCATCCAGACCTCGGTCGTCAGCGCCGTACGCACCAGCCGCGCATTGTCGCGCGCGCCCTTGATTACAGACAGCACGGAGTTCGGGTTATCCGGGTCACGCAGCAGGAAATCCGTTACCCTAGCGCTGTCATAGCCACTGTGTTTGGCGGTGTAAGCCGACTGCGACGCCGACGTGACAATGACCGATTTCCATTCGGACTCCGGATCTTTTGAGCGCGTCAGCGCGATGCGAAACCCGGCCTCGATCAGCCGCGCCGTGTTGCCGGCACGTTCGAGATTGCGAAACATCCAATATAAGCCACCTGCGGTTTTGCCCAGCATATCAGCTCTCCAAAACCCAGGTGTCTTTTGTGCCGCCACCCTGACTTGAGTTCACAACCAGACTGCCTTCGGTCAGCGCCACACGGGTCAAGCCACCCGGTACGATGTCGATTGAACTGGGCGAGACCAGCGCAAAGGGGCGCAGATCCACATGCCGCGGGGCAAGGCCTGCATCCGTCAGGATCGGCACGGTGGACAGCGACAGGGTCGGTTGCGCGATATAATTCGCCGGGTCCGCCCTGAGTTTATCTGCGAAATCCGCCAGTTCCTTTTTACTCGCCGCAGGTCCTACAAGCATGCCGTATCCGCCCGAGCCATGCACCTCTTTGACGACCAGATCCGAAAGGTTGTCGAGCACATACTTCAATGTGTCCGGTTCTGAACAGCGGTGCGTCTGCACGTTCTTCAGGATCGCCTTTTCGCCGGTGTAGAACTCGATGATTTCAGGCACGTAGCTATAGATCGCCTTGTCATCCGCAACCCCTGTCCCCGGCGCATTGGTGATGGTGATATTGCCCGCGCGATACACATCCATGATCCCCGGCACACCGAGCATGGAGGTCGGGTTGAACGTCAGCGGGTCGAGAAAATCGTCATCGACGCGCCGGTAAATCACGTCAATCACCTTATAACCGCGCGTGGTGCGCATCGCGATATGGCCATCAATCACCCGCAGGTCGTGCCCTTCCACCAGTTCGACACCCATCTGATCCGCAAGGAAACTATGCTCATAATAGGCGGAGTTGTGAATGCCCGGGGTCAGCACCACGACGCAGGGCCGACCGGTGCATCCGGCAGGGGCGGATGCCTCAAGCGAGCGGCGCAGGTTCTTGGGATAATCACTGACCCGCTGCACTTTGATCTTGCTGAAGAGTTCGGGAAACATCTGCAACATGGTTTCGCGGTTTTCGAGCATGTAGCTGACACCGGAAGGGGTGCGTGCATTGTCTTCGAGTACATAAAAATCATCCTCGCCCGTACGCACGATATCAGTGCCGACGATATGCGTATAAACGCCACCGGGCGGTGTAAAATCCATCATCTGCGGCAGAAAGGCGTCGTTTCTTGCAACCAGATCAACAGGCACGATACCCGCACGCAGGATCTCCTGCCGGTTGTAGATGTCGTGCAGAAACGCGTTGATCCCGCGCACGCGCTGCTCAATGCCCCGTGACAGTTTGCTCCATTCCGCCCCGGACAGGATACGCGGCACCAGATCAAAGGGGATCAGACGTTCTTCGGCGTCGGACTGGCCGTAGACGTTGAAGGTAATCCCGGTGCGGCGAAAGAAGACTTCCGCTTCCTGTGCCTTGCGCGATAACCTGTCAACATCCTGTCCGTCAAACCATGATTGATAGTGACGGTAAGGTGCGCGCACATCATCCCCTGCCGTCATCTCACTGAAGTGATTTATCTTTTTTGTCATCGCTCTAGCGTAACCGACCACATCAAGGGCGCAACCAAGTTTCTGCAAAGCCCCTGTCGGCGTGGCTAACTTACTGAAAAATTAACACTTTGCTCAAAAATTAACCTCTTGCACAGGCCAGTCAAGGCAAGGCTATCGGTAGAAACCGACCTGCGCGACACTGATATCCGCCTCAAAAACCTTGCCTATCGCCAGAACGCCGATCCGGCGCAGCGCCGCAGGGTCAAAGCTTTGCGTCGTGCGATGCGGTTCAAACCGATCAAAGGGAAGGCGTGCAATGCGCCATGAGGGCGTGGCCGTGACCTGCGTTCGGAAGGACTGCCACGGGCGGGTGAGCTGCGCTGTGCGCAGGCGGATGTCATAGGTTTCGCCGTTGCCCCGCAGCGTGATTTCCAACCCGGCCCATTTTGAGGCGTCCAGCGCACTGCCGTCGGGCGTCACATCAAATGCCATCTGGACAAAACCACCGTTGTTTTCCAGAGACACACGCCCGGTCAACCGGGCGACCGGCTGCCCCTCGTGCGACGCGATGGACAGCGCACCTTCGGACACACCGCCCATGACACGGTCAGACACGAATTCCCATGTGGGGTTCAGCTGCACACAGCCCCCTGACACACAAGCGGTTTGCACATCAAGTGGGCACACCGTGGCATAAAAGAGCCATCAGGCGGCGCAGGGTTTGCACAACGAACGCGCATCACCGGTCCCGGTCATCATTGTCGTTCGGCAGCCCGATGAAACGCGGAAACAGACCGACCAGAAAGGCCGTGGTCATACCAAAGGCGAGAATGCCATTCACTGAGGCCATCGCGCCAAAAATGCGGAAGGCAGGGCCAAGCGTCGTATCGCCATAGCCAACAGTGGTGTAGGTCACGAGCGCGAAATAGATCGGTTCCTCATGGCCCGGCAAGGCCCCGAGTGCCCAGAGCGACAGCGCCCAGATATAGAGGTGTATCGTATGCGACAGCATCAGTGCCAGAATGACACCTGCATGGATCGTGAAATACTTCTTCGCGGTCGTATGCTCCAGCGCGCCCATGATCACCCTGAGCCGCTTGGTGAGCCACACCATGACACCGACATGGATGAAGGTGCAGAGCACCAGTAAGAAGCTGCCGAGCATCAATTGAAACAGAACAGACACGTCAGGTATTCATCCAGATTGTTGCCATCCGAGGCGATAGCAAAAACGCTCTGCAATCGAAAGGCAAAACGATGCGCGCCTTGCTGCGTCTGTCTGATCCTGCACGCAGGCCTGCGCTGTCAGATCCGCAAAACCAGCGTCGATATGCCTGCATGACGCGCGATCCGCGCTGCGTTCGGCCCCAGAAAGCGATCCGCGAAATCAGGTTTATGCGCGCCGACAATGACAAGGTCAGCCTTGCTTAGCCCGATGGCTTCGAGGACCTTTTCATAGACCACACCGATTTCGACGATATGCTGGACGCCCGTGGCATCCGGCAGTGTCTTGCTGACCAGCTTGTGCAGCGCATCGCTGGCCGCTTCGGCGGCGTCATGCATCGCACCTTCCTTGAAGAAGGACCCGACCCAGGACGAGCCATAATCCGGCAGCACCGTCACAACACTCAGCGTTGCGCCATAGAAGCCGGCGAGTTTGTGCGCCTCAGTGAGCAGTTTGGCCGCTTCATCCTCGTGGGTCAGATCAACAGAACACAGGATATGATCGGTCATGCCACGGCCTCCTCGGCTTCTGCTTTGCGTTTGCGGCCCATTTGCAGCAGGTACACCCCCCCAACCAAAAGGAAGGCGGGCAGGTAGAACAGTTCCTTGGGCATCCGGTCCGCTTCAACGTCCAATTCGACGATTTCCCAGTCAAAATCTATGCCCAATTGTTCCGCCGGTCCGCCGAAGTTGAGGTTGTCGACAAATATCTGTCCGTCCTCTTCACGGAACTCGATTCCTGCGCCCTCCAACAGGCGGGTCGCACCGTCAGCGCCCGCATCCCCGACCGGCAACAGATAGCGGGCATCAATCATATCGCCCATCAGATTCTCGCCCACCAGACGCACCCTGAGCGACGCGCCATCTTCCGCCGCTTGCGCCATTTCAAACAATTGCGCGCCCGGCACCGTTTCGAATTCAGGCGAGATCCGGTTCAGGAAATACCCCGGCTGGAACAGCATGAAGGCGGCAAACAGCAACACGGCACTTTCATAGAGCCGCGATTTCACCATGAAGTAATTCATCGTCCCGGCGGCAAACAACAGCATGGCGATAAGGGCCACGATAAACACGAAGATCGCCTGCACCGGCCCCACATCAATCAACAGAAGGTCGGTGTTGAAGATAAACAGGAAAGGCAACAGCGCCGTGCGGATGGAATAAAAGAACGCCTGAAACCCGGTTTTGAGCGGATCCCCCTTGGAAATGGCGGCGGCTGCGAAACTCGCCAGCCCCACAGGGGGCGTCACATCCGCCATGATGCCAAAGTAAAAGACGAACATATGCACAGCAACGAGCGGCACGATAAGACCAGACTGCGCGCCCAGTTCAACAACGACGCCCGCCATCAGCGAAGACACGACGATATAATTCGCCGTTGTCGGCAGCCCCATGCCGAGAATGATCGAGATCACCGCGACAAAGAAAAGCATCGCCAGAAGGTTCCCGCCAGACAGGAATTCAACGAATTCGGCCATGACCTGACCGATGCCCGTCAGGGTCACCGCACCCACGATGATACCGGCCACGCCCATCGCGGCGGCCAGTCCGATCATGTTGCGCGCGCCTGCAATCATACCCTCGGCGATGTCGGACAGACCTTCGCGGATATGGCGCAGGGCCTCGCCCTCGCCTCTGAAGAACGCCTTCAGCGGGTTTTGCGTCAGAAGGATGAACAGCATGAAAATCGTCGACCAGAAGGCCGACAGCCCCGGTGATTTGCGTTCAATCATCAGCAGATACATCAGCAACAGGATCGGCATCAGGTAATGCACACCGGTCTTGAAAATCTCGCGCGTGGGCGGCAGGTGCTGCATGGACTCGATGCTCATGTCCAGATCGGGGCCCTGTGCCGCGTAGCGCACGGCGGCGATATAGGACACGAGGATGACCGCCAGAATGACCCAGATGGAGGCGCCGCCAAAGGCCCCGCCGATCAGATCCACGATCAACCCGCACAAGAACAGCGTGCCACCGGCGATCACGATGGAAATCGCGATGATGAAGATCGCGCCAAGGATGAACTTGACCGGGTGCATGCGGCTGGTGCCCGTCATGCCCATTTTCAGCGCTTCGAGGTGAACGATATAGACCAGCGCCACATAGGAAATGGCAGCAGGCACAATCGCGGTTTTCACAACCTCGACGTAGGATATGCCCACATATTCCGTCATCAGAAAGGCCACAGCCCCCATGACGGGCGGCGTCAATACGCCGTTGATCGAAGAGGACACCTCGATGGCACCGGCCTTGGTGGCGGGAAAGCCGACCTTCTTCATCAACGGGATGGTGAATGTGCCCGTTGTCACCACATTCGCAATCGAGGAGCCTGAGATCAGGCCCGTCGCCGCCGAGGCGATCACGGCCGCCTTGGCCGGGCCGCCGCGCAAATGGCCGAGTGCGGCGAACGCGAGCTTCAGGAAATAATTGCCCGCCCCCGCCTGATTGAGCAATGCGCCGAACAGCACGAAGAGGAACACGAAGCCCGATGACACGCCAAGGGCGACGCCGAACACCCCTTCGGTCGTGAGCCACATATGGCTCATCGCTTTTTCGAAGGATGCACCTTTCCACTGCACGACCTCCGGCAGGCCCGACCATGAGCCAAAGAAGACGTAGGCCAGAAAGAACAGTGCCACGCCCATCAGCGGGAAGCCGAGAGAGCGGCGTGCCGCTTCCATCAACAGCACGATGCCGATGCCCGCAATCACGATGTCGGTCATATTTGGCGCACCGGTGCGTTGGGCGACACCGCGATAGTCCCACCAGAGGTAGGACGCCGCGATGGCCGCAACGATTGCCACGGCCCATGTTATCGCCTGAATGCGGTTACGCGGGCTTGATTTCAGCCCCGGAAAGGCGAGGAAGGCCAGCAAAACCGCAAAGCCGAGGTGGATGGCGCGCGTCTGCGTATCGTTCCAAACACCCATGCCCAGCATGAAGGGCAACGGCGATGCGATCCAAAGCTGATAGATTGCCCAGACGAGGGGCAGATACCACAGGGCGGCACGACCAAATGCGTCGTTGGGGCTGCGTCCGCCGGTATCGGCATCGGCCACGATATCTTCAAGGGCCGTGTCCTGGCCCTTTGACTGTGCATCTGTCATGCTGTCCCCCCTGTGGGAATATCAATTGATTTTTGTTTTTATTCTGGGTGGCCCCGGCACGCCGCGCGCCGGGGCCCGTTTTGAGCATCGCAGGCTTACATCC
Encoded here:
- a CDS encoding TRAP transporter permease; protein product: MTDAQSKGQDTALEDIVADADTGGRSPNDAFGRAALWYLPLVWAIYQLWIASPLPFMLGMGVWNDTQTRAIHLGFAVLLAFLAFPGLKSSPRNRIQAITWAVAIVAAIAASYLWWDYRGVAQRTGAPNMTDIVIAGIGIVLLMEAARRSLGFPLMGVALFFLAYVFFGSWSGLPEVVQWKGASFEKAMSHMWLTTEGVFGVALGVSSGFVFLFVLFGALLNQAGAGNYFLKLAFAALGHLRGGPAKAAVIASAATGLISGSSIANVVTTGTFTIPLMKKVGFPATKAGAIEVSSSINGVLTPPVMGAVAFLMTEYVGISYVEVVKTAIVPAAISYVALVYIVHLEALKMGMTGTSRMHPVKFILGAIFIIAISIVIAGGTLFLCGLIVDLIGGAFGGASIWVILAVILVSYIAAVRYAAQGPDLDMSIESMQHLPPTREIFKTGVHYLMPILLLMYLLMIERKSPGLSAFWSTIFMLFILLTQNPLKAFFRGEGEALRHIREGLSDIAEGMIAGARNMIGLAAAMGVAGIIVGAVTLTGIGQVMAEFVEFLSGGNLLAMLFFVAVISIILGMGLPTTANYIVVSSLMAGVVVELGAQSGLIVPLVAVHMFVFYFGIMADVTPPVGLASFAAAAISKGDPLKTGFQAFFYSIRTALLPFLFIFNTDLLLIDVGPVQAIFVFIVALIAMLLFAAGTMNYFMVKSRLYESAVLLFAAFMLFQPGYFLNRISPEFETVPGAQLFEMAQAAEDGASLRVRLVGENLMGDMIDARYLLPVGDAGADGATRLLEGAGIEFREEDGQIFVDNLNFGGPAEQLGIDFDWEIVELDVEADRMPKELFYLPAFLLVGGVYLLQMGRKRKAEAEEAVA
- a CDS encoding CIA30 family protein, with protein sequence MQLNPTWEFVSDRVMGGVSEGALSIASHEGQPVARLTGRVSLENNGGFVQMAFDVTPDGSALDASKWAGLEITLRGNGETYDIRLRTAQLTRPWQSFRTQVTATPSWRIARLPFDRFEPHRTTQSFDPAALRRIGVLAIGKVFEADISVAQVGFYR
- a CDS encoding ion channel, which gives rise to MSVLFQLMLGSFLLVLCTFIHVGVMVWLTKRLRVIMGALEHTTAKKYFTIHAGVILALMLSHTIHLYIWALSLWALGALPGHEEPIYFALVTYTTVGYGDTTLGPAFRIFGAMASVNGILAFGMTTAFLVGLFPRFIGLPNDNDDRDR
- a CDS encoding circularly permuted type 2 ATP-grasp protein, with protein sequence MTKKINHFSEMTAGDDVRAPYRHYQSWFDGQDVDRLSRKAQEAEVFFRRTGITFNVYGQSDAEERLIPFDLVPRILSGAEWSKLSRGIEQRVRGINAFLHDIYNRQEILRAGIVPVDLVARNDAFLPQMMDFTPPGGVYTHIVGTDIVRTGEDDFYVLEDNARTPSGVSYMLENRETMLQMFPELFSKIKVQRVSDYPKNLRRSLEASAPAGCTGRPCVVVLTPGIHNSAYYEHSFLADQMGVELVEGHDLRVIDGHIAMRTTRGYKVIDVIYRRVDDDFLDPLTFNPTSMLGVPGIMDVYRAGNITITNAPGTGVADDKAIYSYVPEIIEFYTGEKAILKNVQTHRCSEPDTLKYVLDNLSDLVVKEVHGSGGYGMLVGPAASKKELADFADKLRADPANYIAQPTLSLSTVPILTDAGLAPRHVDLRPFALVSPSSIDIVPGGLTRVALTEGSLVVNSSQGGGTKDTWVLES
- a CDS encoding alpha-E domain-containing protein — encoded protein: MLGKTAGGLYWMFRNLERAGNTARLIEAGFRIALTRSKDPESEWKSVIVTSASQSAYTAKHSGYDSARVTDFLLRDPDNPNSVLSVIKGARDNARLVRTALTTEVWMAVNETWMVLTQALKDPVPETDLPEVLSLIRQQSALVRGALHGTMLRNDIYDFCRLGNFTERMDSTARIIDVKYHALLPATSFVGSRMDNVQWEMILRSVSAHASFRWAVEGEYNAPNIASFLILDRRLPRSLAFCASQIVDHLSYLAEEYRDRPKSLDLAQDLNARLKNRDISSIFDEGLHEFLNAVIRDNNTLGRQIEHDYRFNA
- a CDS encoding universal stress protein, which produces MTDHILCSVDLTHEDEAAKLLTEAHKLAGFYGATLSVVTVLPDYGSSWVGSFFKEGAMHDAAEAASDALHKLVSKTLPDATGVQHIVEIGVVYEKVLEAIGLSKADLVIVGAHKPDFADRFLGPNAARIARHAGISTLVLRI